A window from Thermomonas aquatica encodes these proteins:
- a CDS encoding TonB-dependent receptor plug domain-containing protein, whose product MKRKLLTTAVCLALAIPCAPGVALAQEAATATPQQQDAGDQERNRDAKDLDTVVVTGSRIPRAVQETAAPTFSITAEEIQKQGFRNVSDVLRAQPLATGAVQDNQSAGGGSFTAEATTISLLGLDPSFTLILMDGRPLADFPLLYNGQSNFTDLSSIPVAMIERIDILPGNQSSIYGSAAIAGVVNIILKKYLEGVQLDLRAGGYTEGGGGNERLQLTGGNRFGDLDVTWGLQYGHQDPIYLRQRGYTDSTDDNPNPAFRYGSRIAIILDGFTGQYNDPGNGCDAFSQLYGGTVIKDFRPGRGNFCGSREQPAFISILNEEQGTAGYLSGNFALSDNADLYATLLVSRNKVTVDTGSRFWIPNYNAGTGGYIWNSAEQTLETFQRIFAPEEQGRDGGFYDSNSMSYSAALGIKGALGDSDWSYDAYYSRSGFKVTSDQWWPLVDAMDQFFQNQFLGPQLGTYYGYPVYEPNKAAFYQPITPDQFRGFSDIIHNVSRTWTQNLNAQLVNANLFQLPAGPVGMAAVVQAGNQFWDNPVDPRVSGTGFFGINGTSGQGKRENWAAGVEFSVPVFSKLNANLSARYDRYRNVGGGSDAKPTYKLGLEFRPVDTLLLRGNYGTAFRAPDMGYTFTGSNGFFTTQTDFYKCEIDPANCAARYTGLSIEGLQTGNPNLTSINAKSFGYGFVWSPSRKFDLHADYYNVYLSDKVVPQSTTRILFEENECRQGRLEAGSQTCIDALAAVTRGPVNAGSPLLSETLNKITVKPINIAEERVSGITAGGNFRSEGRYGRFNLGLEYNLTLDHKARTYPNDPVTDYFADGQALTAEFKSIVSGDAGWEIGRFAANVHGIRYGSLPNYARQFSTTTNGIAPGRVRPWMVYNTTFDFKVSDRSKLSLIVNNVLNSRPPNDPSWDGSQGFAPPFYNVFAYNGYGRSYWLEYKIDFGQKL is encoded by the coding sequence ATGAAACGCAAACTATTGACCACGGCCGTCTGCCTCGCGCTGGCCATTCCCTGCGCGCCGGGCGTGGCGCTGGCGCAGGAGGCGGCGACCGCCACCCCGCAACAGCAGGATGCCGGGGACCAGGAGCGGAACCGCGATGCGAAGGACCTAGATACCGTGGTCGTCACCGGCTCGCGCATCCCGCGCGCGGTGCAGGAAACCGCCGCCCCGACCTTCAGCATCACCGCCGAGGAGATCCAGAAGCAGGGCTTCCGCAACGTGTCCGACGTGCTGCGCGCGCAACCGCTGGCGACCGGCGCGGTGCAGGACAACCAATCCGCCGGCGGCGGCAGCTTCACCGCGGAAGCGACCACGATCAGCCTGCTGGGGCTGGATCCCAGCTTCACCCTGATCCTGATGGACGGCCGTCCGCTGGCGGATTTCCCGCTGCTGTACAACGGCCAGAGCAACTTCACCGACCTGTCCAGCATCCCGGTGGCGATGATCGAGCGGATCGACATCCTGCCCGGCAACCAGAGCTCGATCTACGGTTCGGCGGCGATCGCCGGCGTGGTCAACATCATCCTCAAGAAGTACCTCGAGGGCGTGCAGCTCGACCTGCGCGCCGGCGGCTACACCGAGGGCGGCGGCGGCAACGAACGCCTGCAGCTGACCGGCGGGAACCGCTTCGGCGACCTCGATGTGACCTGGGGCCTGCAGTACGGCCACCAGGACCCGATCTACCTGCGCCAGCGCGGCTACACCGACAGCACCGACGACAACCCGAACCCGGCGTTCCGCTACGGCAGCCGCATCGCGATCATCCTCGACGGCTTCACCGGCCAGTACAACGATCCCGGCAACGGCTGCGATGCGTTCTCGCAACTCTACGGCGGCACCGTCATCAAGGACTTCAGGCCCGGCCGCGGCAATTTCTGCGGCAGCCGCGAACAGCCCGCCTTCATCTCCATCCTCAACGAAGAGCAGGGCACCGCGGGCTACCTGAGCGGGAATTTCGCCCTGAGCGACAACGCCGACCTGTACGCCACCCTGCTCGTCAGCCGCAACAAGGTGACGGTGGATACCGGCTCGCGCTTCTGGATCCCCAACTACAACGCCGGCACCGGCGGCTACATCTGGAACAGCGCCGAGCAGACCCTGGAAACCTTCCAGCGCATCTTCGCGCCCGAGGAGCAAGGCCGCGACGGCGGGTTCTACGATTCCAACTCGATGTCCTACAGCGCCGCGCTGGGCATCAAGGGCGCGCTGGGCGACAGCGACTGGAGCTACGACGCCTACTACAGCCGCTCCGGCTTCAAGGTCACCTCCGACCAGTGGTGGCCGCTGGTGGATGCGATGGACCAGTTCTTCCAGAACCAGTTCCTGGGCCCGCAACTGGGCACCTACTACGGCTACCCGGTGTACGAGCCGAACAAGGCGGCGTTCTACCAGCCGATCACCCCCGACCAGTTCCGCGGCTTCTCCGACATCATCCACAACGTGTCCAGGACCTGGACGCAGAACCTCAACGCGCAGCTGGTCAACGCCAACCTGTTCCAGCTGCCGGCGGGTCCGGTGGGCATGGCGGCGGTGGTGCAGGCCGGCAACCAGTTCTGGGACAACCCGGTCGACCCGCGGGTGAGCGGCACCGGTTTCTTCGGCATCAACGGCACCAGCGGCCAGGGCAAGCGCGAGAACTGGGCCGCGGGCGTCGAGTTCTCGGTGCCGGTGTTCAGCAAGCTCAATGCCAACCTGTCGGCGCGTTACGACCGTTACCGCAATGTCGGCGGCGGCAGCGATGCCAAGCCCACCTACAAGCTGGGCCTGGAATTCCGGCCGGTCGACACCTTGCTGCTGCGCGGCAACTACGGCACCGCCTTCCGTGCGCCGGACATGGGCTACACCTTCACCGGCTCGAACGGGTTCTTCACCACCCAGACCGACTTCTACAAGTGCGAGATCGATCCCGCCAACTGCGCGGCGCGCTACACCGGCCTTTCGATCGAGGGCCTGCAGACCGGCAATCCGAACCTGACCTCGATCAACGCGAAGTCGTTCGGCTACGGTTTCGTGTGGTCGCCGAGCCGGAAGTTCGACCTGCACGCCGATTACTACAACGTCTACCTGAGCGACAAGGTGGTGCCGCAATCCACCACCCGGATCCTGTTCGAGGAGAACGAATGCCGCCAGGGCCGGCTGGAAGCCGGTTCGCAGACCTGCATCGACGCGCTGGCGGCGGTGACCCGCGGTCCGGTCAACGCCGGCAGCCCGCTGCTCAGCGAAACCCTCAACAAGATCACGGTGAAGCCGATCAACATCGCCGAGGAGCGCGTCAGCGGCATCACCGCCGGCGGCAACTTCCGCAGCGAAGGCAGGTACGGGCGCTTCAACCTCGGGCTGGAATACAACCTGACCCTGGACCACAAGGCCCGCACCTACCCGAACGATCCGGTGACCGACTATTTCGCCGATGGCCAGGCGCTGACCGCCGAATTCAAGAGCATCGTCAGCGGCGATGCCGGCTGGGAAATCGGTCGCTTCGCCGCCAACGTGCACGGCATCCGCTACGGCTCGCTGCCGAACTACGCGCGCCAGTTCAGCACCACCACCAACGGCATCGCGCCGGGCCGGGTGCGGCCGTGGATGGTCTACAACACCACCTTCGACTTCAAGGTGAGCGACCGCAGCAAGCTCAGCCTGATTGTCAACAACGTGCTGAATTCCCGGCCGCCGAACGACCCGAGCTGGGACGGGTCGCAGGGTTTCGCCCCGCCGTTCTACAACGTGTTCGCGTACAACGGCTACGGCCGCTCCTACTGGCTGGAGTACAAGATCGATTTCGGCCAGAAGCTCTGA
- a CDS encoding helix-turn-helix transcriptional regulator produces the protein MSAILQRHDFRTNPATVPAAWQAATPRLTAASRSEFLTLGDHAAVVWLVVRGQAQVMAQEGRFQLEAGDWIALDRESDPSLQVLRSGLVLGVSLPASMVAALGVSAHNSVLTLGRGRLSHRECWDALALWRRHGAFGPAGEPRDRHIRECSAVFAFLASVQRDAMAGVGSCPGHSLRRKRQVFMRMQRAWLRLQGNPDRVLRIQDLARGSNFSLWYFTKVFSAVYGIGPQQFGVQVRLEQARDLLCQPALSINEVAAACGFENACSFARTFRSHYHVTATVYRQQLPLAAAVA, from the coding sequence ATGAGCGCGATCCTGCAACGACACGATTTCCGAACCAATCCAGCCACTGTTCCCGCCGCATGGCAGGCGGCGACGCCGCGGCTGACCGCGGCATCGCGTTCCGAATTCCTCACCCTCGGCGACCATGCGGCGGTGGTCTGGCTGGTGGTGCGCGGCCAGGCCCAGGTGATGGCGCAGGAAGGCCGCTTCCAGCTGGAAGCCGGCGACTGGATCGCGCTCGACCGCGAATCCGATCCCAGCCTGCAGGTGCTGCGTTCCGGCCTGGTGCTCGGGGTGTCGTTGCCGGCTTCGATGGTGGCGGCGCTGGGCGTGTCCGCGCACAACTCGGTGCTGACCCTGGGTCGCGGCCGGCTGTCGCACCGCGAATGCTGGGATGCGCTGGCCCTGTGGCGCCGGCATGGTGCGTTCGGCCCCGCCGGCGAACCGCGCGACCGCCACATCCGCGAATGCAGCGCGGTGTTCGCCTTCCTCGCCTCGGTGCAGCGCGACGCGATGGCCGGGGTAGGGTCCTGCCCCGGGCATTCGCTGCGCCGCAAGCGCCAGGTGTTCATGCGCATGCAGCGCGCATGGTTGCGCCTGCAGGGCAATCCCGACCGGGTGCTGCGGATCCAGGACCTGGCGCGCGGCAGCAACTTCTCGCTCTGGTATTTCACCAAGGTGTTCAGCGCGGTGTACGGCATCGGGCCGCAGCAGTTCGGCGTGCAGGTGCGGCTGGAGCAGGCCCGCGACCTGCTGTGCCAACCGGCGCTGTCGATCAATGAAGTCGCGGCGGCCTGCGGCTTCGAGAACGCCTGCAGTTTCGCCCGCACCTTCCGCAGCCACTACCACGTCACTGCCACGGTCTACCGGCAGCAGCTGCCGCTGGCGGCCGCCGTGGCCTGA
- a CDS encoding TonB-dependent receptor, producing the protein MHNRSQRAAPLAVAIMLALSATTQAQDNQQGSGVKELDKIVVTGSNIPRADSETASPVQVITAAEIERTGKQTVGEYLQTLTANGQGSIPKSFGSGFASGGSGVSLRGLGAGSTLVLLNGRRLAPHGLADDGQKVFTDLSTIPTEAVQTIEVLKDGASAIYGSDAIAGVVNIILKANYQGFAARASYGISGDNDMANRKVSAIAGFGDLADGANVFFTMEVGNNDGTLMSSRRNREWIGTSDLRPWGYSVEGSPTLGGSIQSGGTVGTNSPVVNLRRNDGTYFSLPGCSAVSDIAPPDPGGGCLWDVAPWRSLVPDEKYLTLFGRATVRINDNAEFYAEVGFSEKKTRWQVQPGGVSGSWGFPGGPVNASSGPGATVLGPNHPDNPLGYAARPRYATFDIGPRVTNNKNQFQRLLFGVNGAWGEWNYDVGYLHSSTQLVGRRTGYLRYSRVREVLASDNNPLHAYWRLGDDAHLNNQAMYDYISPLIQAEATTSLDMLDFKANRTLWDLPGGPLALAVGAEYRTQKVELTPLTYTDIGDIIGLGYSAYKGSEKVGVAFAEVLAPIAESIELSAALRADSYQGGDTAVTPKVGLKWTPVEWLALRGTYGEGFRAPNAAESGDGGLAAFTTAPDPIRCPNGVPAPNGGTQADCNAPLAVITSPNPNLKPEESKSYTLGFVINPTPSTSITIDAWQIKRSNEINQESTAAAIRAGNVVRNDNNLPGIPNSGTLLAARANYVNSASSTMQGVDFDLRQEFDLDAMGKLAFDMQWSRINKFRRIEADGTTFDYAGTHGNCDITNCAGTPKNRANAGLTWSKDRWSVSAVANYIGGFENTLQQGGGCATQFADGSNAPNGCRIPSFTSVDLSGKWKVLPKLELSASLQNAFDKIAPLDPTTYGAVNYNPMHYSGAVGRYFTVGIRYEFD; encoded by the coding sequence ATGCACAACAGGTCACAACGGGCCGCACCACTGGCCGTGGCCATCATGCTGGCGTTGTCGGCGACGACGCAGGCACAGGACAACCAGCAAGGATCGGGGGTCAAGGAGCTCGACAAGATCGTCGTCACCGGCTCCAACATCCCGCGCGCCGACAGCGAAACCGCATCGCCGGTGCAGGTGATCACCGCGGCGGAGATCGAACGCACCGGCAAGCAGACGGTGGGCGAATACCTGCAGACGCTGACCGCGAACGGCCAGGGTTCGATCCCGAAGAGCTTCGGCAGCGGCTTCGCCTCCGGCGGTTCCGGCGTGTCGCTGCGTGGCCTCGGCGCGGGTTCGACCCTGGTCCTGCTCAACGGCCGCCGGCTGGCGCCGCATGGCCTGGCCGACGATGGCCAGAAGGTGTTCACCGACCTCAGCACGATCCCCACCGAAGCGGTGCAGACCATCGAAGTGCTGAAGGACGGCGCCTCGGCGATCTACGGTTCCGACGCGATCGCCGGCGTGGTCAACATCATCCTCAAGGCCAATTACCAGGGCTTCGCCGCGCGCGCCAGTTACGGCATCTCCGGCGACAACGACATGGCCAACCGCAAGGTCTCGGCGATCGCCGGCTTCGGCGACCTGGCCGATGGCGCCAACGTGTTCTTCACCATGGAAGTGGGCAACAACGACGGCACGCTGATGTCCTCGCGGCGCAACCGCGAATGGATCGGCACCAGCGACCTGCGCCCCTGGGGTTATTCGGTCGAGGGCAGCCCGACGCTGGGCGGCAGCATCCAGAGCGGGGGCACCGTCGGCACCAACAGCCCGGTGGTGAACCTGCGCCGCAACGACGGCACGTACTTCTCGCTGCCGGGATGCAGCGCAGTGTCCGACATCGCCCCGCCGGATCCGGGCGGCGGCTGCCTGTGGGACGTGGCGCCGTGGCGCAGCCTGGTGCCGGACGAGAAATACCTGACCCTGTTCGGCCGCGCCACCGTGCGCATCAACGACAACGCCGAGTTCTACGCGGAAGTCGGTTTCTCCGAGAAGAAGACCCGCTGGCAGGTGCAGCCCGGCGGCGTATCCGGTTCCTGGGGCTTCCCCGGCGGCCCGGTGAACGCCAGCTCCGGGCCGGGGGCGACCGTGCTGGGCCCGAACCACCCGGACAACCCGCTGGGCTATGCCGCGCGTCCGCGTTATGCCACGTTCGACATCGGCCCGCGCGTGACCAACAACAAGAACCAGTTCCAGCGGCTGCTGTTCGGCGTCAACGGCGCCTGGGGCGAGTGGAACTACGATGTCGGCTACCTGCATTCCAGCACCCAGCTGGTCGGCCGCCGCACCGGCTACCTGCGCTACAGCCGCGTGCGCGAAGTGCTGGCCAGCGACAACAATCCGCTGCACGCCTACTGGCGGCTGGGCGACGATGCCCACCTGAACAACCAGGCGATGTACGACTACATCTCGCCCCTGATCCAGGCCGAGGCCACCACCAGCCTGGACATGCTCGACTTCAAGGCCAACCGCACGCTGTGGGACCTGCCCGGCGGGCCGCTGGCGCTGGCCGTGGGCGCCGAGTACCGCACCCAGAAGGTGGAACTGACGCCGCTGACCTATACCGACATCGGCGACATCATCGGCCTGGGCTATTCGGCCTACAAGGGCAGCGAGAAAGTGGGCGTGGCCTTCGCCGAAGTGCTGGCACCGATCGCCGAGTCGATCGAATTGTCCGCGGCATTGCGCGCCGACAGCTACCAGGGCGGCGATACCGCGGTGACGCCGAAGGTGGGGCTGAAATGGACCCCGGTCGAATGGCTCGCCCTGCGCGGGACGTACGGCGAGGGCTTCCGCGCGCCGAACGCGGCGGAATCCGGCGATGGCGGCCTGGCCGCGTTCACCACCGCGCCCGACCCGATCCGCTGCCCCAATGGCGTGCCCGCGCCGAATGGCGGCACCCAGGCCGATTGCAATGCGCCGCTGGCGGTCATCACCTCGCCGAATCCGAACCTCAAGCCGGAAGAATCCAAGTCCTACACCCTGGGCTTCGTGATCAACCCCACGCCCTCCACCTCGATCACCATCGACGCCTGGCAGATCAAGCGCAGCAACGAGATCAACCAGGAAAGCACCGCCGCGGCGATCCGCGCCGGCAACGTCGTGCGCAACGACAACAACCTGCCCGGCATCCCGAACAGCGGCACCCTGCTGGCGGCGCGCGCCAACTACGTCAATTCGGCGTCCAGCACCATGCAGGGCGTCGACTTCGACCTGCGCCAGGAGTTCGACCTCGATGCGATGGGCAAGCTGGCGTTCGACATGCAGTGGAGCCGGATCAACAAGTTCCGCCGCATCGAGGCCGATGGCACCACCTTCGACTACGCCGGCACCCACGGCAATTGCGACATCACCAACTGCGCCGGCACGCCGAAGAACCGCGCCAACGCCGGCCTGACCTGGAGCAAGGACCGATGGAGCGTGAGCGCGGTCGCCAACTACATCGGCGGCTTCGAGAACACCCTGCAGCAAGGCGGGGGATGCGCCACGCAGTTCGCCGATGGCTCGAACGCGCCGAACGGTTGCCGCATCCCGTCGTTCACCTCGGTCGACCTGTCGGGCAAGTGGAAGGTGCTGCCGAAGCTGGAATTGTCGGCGTCGCTGCAGAACGCGTTCGACAAGATCGCCCCGCTGGACCCGACCACCTACGGCGCGGTCAACTACAACCCGATGCACTACAGCGGCGCGGTCGGCCGCTACTTCACGGTCGGGATCCGCTACGAGTTCGACTGA
- a CDS encoding transposase, whose protein sequence is MAHYKYDAETKARAVRRVVRDGRSVSDAARECGVSEGSLFFWLRRYRQLAANQQRLSSLSRDLHELEERVRAAERQLQLRDLHASNAERLLHGDVDEAPPRSLVAYLRLKTA, encoded by the coding sequence TTGGCGCACTACAAATACGATGCCGAAACCAAGGCGCGCGCGGTCCGCCGGGTGGTGCGCGACGGCCGCAGCGTGAGCGATGCCGCGCGCGAATGCGGCGTCAGCGAAGGCTCGCTGTTCTTCTGGCTGCGCCGCTACCGGCAGCTGGCCGCGAACCAGCAGCGCCTCAGCAGCCTCAGCCGCGACCTGCACGAACTCGAGGAGCGCGTGCGCGCGGCGGAACGGCAATTGCAGCTGCGCGACCTGCATGCATCCAACGCGGAACGGTTGCTGCATGGCGATGTCGACGAAGCGCCGCCACGCTCGCTGGTCGCCTACCTGCGGCTCAAGACCGCTTGA
- a CDS encoding winged helix-turn-helix domain-containing protein, with protein sequence MLNQHENLVVPKSDHLKVGDCVVDIARRDVQAPGAEAPRRITVKALQVLLVLVAHRGQVVSREALLEWVWSGTLPGDDVLTQAVTQLRKAFGDERDAPRYLETIAKGGYRLLADVAWLPTRRAGEVPMTGFDPQAQAAAADAPAAMDEAGGVAPAAIVPAAPSRRAGMKAMALAAAACLALLAVFAGFAWRGARSPSAPARPALPNAAGAQVPAMAFSVVASQTGLETMPSLSPDGSQLAYAMSPAPKGDEALSGESPGKAIYVQTTAAVAPRRLTEPPSGMRDSAPHWSPDGRQILFLRASERGSCDLLVVAASGGTPWQAGPCLLQSTGVYDWLPDGSGIIAGGMQDERATEVRLHILSLKTGEWRPLAYKANPGDVDIDPHVSPDGKWIVFRRNISNSDFWRVPLAGGTPERLTHLQGNVWGWDFMPDGKSIVFSYLRNGAGLYRFDFASRQVTALGIDSGQHPDIAARAPVMAFEISDQQTGLFRRASPLDPKSAPARRLFESSGSDLMPSVSPDGTRIAFYSDRTRELRLWFGNADGSGSPALVEDYVPIQRQPVRWMEDGNTVLSIGYAPTDAGASAVPALFAIDLRSGRVRKQALPAGLVPVSLSLLPRQRVLLVADMGDGRLSLRLLDAGATPWRELARRDGVGEARYDPASDAVWYVRTDVPGLWRTDAALATQANVDREQPWVYWMRMWMLAQGKPYSVQPGAGCAMALRPMPGSTPAYCMERELRYANGEPVLTRDAGWLYFSASVRPENIDIGTVRLD encoded by the coding sequence ATGTTGAACCAGCATGAAAACCTGGTCGTCCCCAAGTCGGATCACCTGAAGGTCGGCGACTGCGTGGTCGACATCGCCCGCCGCGACGTGCAGGCGCCGGGCGCGGAGGCGCCGCGCCGGATCACGGTGAAGGCGCTGCAGGTGCTGCTGGTGCTGGTCGCGCACCGCGGCCAGGTGGTCAGCCGCGAGGCGCTGCTGGAATGGGTGTGGTCCGGCACGCTGCCGGGCGACGACGTGCTGACCCAGGCCGTGACCCAGCTGCGCAAGGCGTTCGGCGACGAACGCGATGCGCCGCGCTACCTGGAGACCATCGCCAAGGGCGGCTATCGCCTGCTGGCCGATGTCGCCTGGTTGCCGACGCGCCGCGCCGGCGAAGTGCCGATGACCGGGTTCGATCCGCAAGCGCAGGCGGCGGCAGCGGATGCCCCGGCGGCGATGGACGAAGCAGGTGGCGTCGCGCCCGCGGCCATCGTGCCGGCCGCGCCGTCGCGTCGGGCCGGCATGAAGGCCATGGCGCTGGCCGCGGCCGCCTGCCTGGCGCTGCTGGCGGTGTTCGCCGGCTTCGCCTGGCGCGGCGCGCGCTCCCCATCCGCACCCGCGAGGCCTGCGCTGCCGAATGCGGCCGGCGCGCAGGTGCCGGCGATGGCGTTCAGCGTGGTGGCCTCGCAGACCGGGCTCGAGACCATGCCCAGCCTGTCCCCGGACGGCAGCCAGCTGGCCTATGCGATGAGCCCGGCGCCGAAGGGCGACGAGGCGTTGTCCGGGGAGTCCCCCGGCAAGGCGATCTACGTGCAGACCACCGCGGCGGTGGCGCCGCGTCGCCTGACCGAGCCGCCGTCCGGGATGCGCGACAGTGCGCCGCACTGGTCGCCGGACGGTCGCCAGATCCTGTTCCTGCGCGCCAGCGAGCGCGGCAGTTGCGACCTGCTGGTGGTCGCGGCCAGCGGCGGCACGCCATGGCAGGCCGGCCCCTGCCTGTTGCAATCCACCGGCGTGTACGACTGGTTGCCCGACGGCAGCGGCATCATCGCCGGCGGCATGCAGGACGAGCGCGCCACCGAGGTGCGCCTGCACATCCTGTCGCTGAAGACGGGCGAATGGCGCCCACTGGCGTACAAGGCCAATCCGGGCGACGTCGACATCGATCCGCACGTCTCGCCGGACGGCAAGTGGATCGTGTTCCGCCGCAACATCAGCAATTCCGATTTCTGGCGGGTGCCGCTGGCGGGCGGCACGCCCGAACGCCTGACCCACCTGCAGGGCAATGTGTGGGGTTGGGATTTCATGCCCGACGGCAAGTCCATCGTGTTTTCCTACCTGCGCAACGGCGCCGGCCTGTACCGCTTCGATTTCGCCAGCAGGCAGGTCACTGCACTCGGCATCGACAGCGGGCAACATCCCGACATCGCCGCGCGCGCGCCGGTGATGGCGTTCGAGATCAGCGACCAGCAGACCGGCCTGTTCCGCCGCGCGTCGCCGCTCGATCCCAAGTCCGCGCCGGCGCGGCGCCTGTTCGAATCCTCGGGCAGCGACCTGATGCCGAGCGTCTCGCCGGACGGCACGCGCATCGCCTTCTATTCGGACCGTACGCGCGAACTGCGGCTGTGGTTCGGCAATGCCGACGGTTCCGGCTCGCCGGCGCTGGTGGAGGACTACGTGCCGATCCAGCGCCAACCGGTACGCTGGATGGAGGATGGCAACACCGTGCTGTCGATCGGCTACGCACCGACCGATGCGGGTGCGAGCGCGGTGCCGGCGTTGTTCGCCATCGACCTGCGCAGCGGCCGCGTGCGCAAGCAGGCGCTGCCGGCCGGATTGGTGCCGGTCAGCCTGTCGTTGCTGCCGCGGCAGCGCGTGCTGCTGGTCGCCGACATGGGCGATGGCCGCCTGTCGCTGCGCTTGCTGGATGCCGGCGCGACGCCGTGGCGCGAGCTGGCCCGCCGCGATGGCGTGGGCGAGGCGCGCTACGACCCGGCCAGCGATGCCGTCTGGTACGTGCGCACCGACGTCCCCGGCCTGTGGCGCACCGATGCCGCGCTGGCCACGCAGGCCAACGTGGATCGCGAGCAGCCGTGGGTGTACTGGATGCGGATGTGGATGCTCGCGCAGGGCAAGCCGTATTCGGTGCAGCCCGGCGCGGGCTGCGCGATGGCGCTGCGGCCCATGCCTGGAAGCACCCCGGCCTATTGCATGGAACGCGAACTGCGCTACGCCAACGGCGAGCCGGTGCTCACCCGCGATGCCGGCTGGCTGTATTTCTCGGCGTCGGTGCGGCCCGAAAACATCGACATCGGCACCGTCAGGCTGGATTGA
- a CDS encoding tetratricopeptide repeat-containing sulfotransferase family protein, whose amino-acid sequence MHGNRHALWLQAQQHATAGRLEAAREAFEALLEHEPGHAGARALLASVLLAQDRLRDACMQLSRAADALPPDPNFILRIAHGLRSVGETNAALDCMRHPALAQSRDASQQLALGHLYQGLGLNPQALRCMQHARDAGMDSPDFRYFLALQLQFNGRIAEAEASMEACLRMGPTFGRASLSLARIRKQTTQSNHVGFIRARLAQVAPGSEDHAAFEFALYEELDDLGEHDAAWDALARGNAIMHSRTRHDAGAESRFIEQLIRTFDTDADSRTDDHDGPMPIFIVGLPRSGTTLLERILGTHPQVASTGELTDLPKQLRWTADLHGHALLDDALLAATGTLDFAELGRRYLRQTQWRAQGRRHYVDKLPPNWMLVGHIRRALPRAKVLHLVRDPMDVCFSNWRALFGDAYAYSYDFAALAQHHGLYRKLMAHWHRVHPGFVLDVPYAELVREPEASCRRVLDFCGLPFEADCLDHTRNRSSVSTLSSAQVREPIHARGIGEWRRYAERLEPLRALLDA is encoded by the coding sequence ATGCACGGAAACCGACACGCGCTGTGGCTGCAGGCCCAGCAACACGCGACCGCCGGCAGGCTGGAGGCCGCGCGCGAGGCCTTCGAGGCGCTGCTCGAACACGAGCCGGGCCATGCCGGCGCACGCGCCCTGCTCGCCAGCGTGCTGCTGGCGCAAGATCGCCTGCGAGATGCCTGCATGCAGCTGTCGCGCGCCGCCGATGCCTTGCCGCCGGATCCGAACTTCATCCTGCGCATCGCCCACGGCCTGCGCAGCGTCGGCGAAACCAATGCCGCCCTGGATTGCATGCGGCATCCGGCGCTGGCGCAATCGCGGGATGCGTCGCAACAACTCGCGCTGGGCCACCTTTACCAGGGACTCGGGCTGAATCCGCAGGCGCTGCGCTGCATGCAGCATGCGCGCGATGCGGGGATGGACTCGCCGGATTTCCGTTATTTCCTGGCGCTGCAATTGCAGTTCAACGGCCGCATCGCCGAAGCGGAGGCGTCGATGGAAGCCTGCCTGCGCATGGGCCCGACCTTCGGCCGCGCCTCGCTGTCGCTGGCGCGCATCCGCAAGCAGACCACGCAGTCCAACCACGTCGGTTTCATCCGTGCGCGATTGGCGCAGGTCGCGCCCGGCAGCGAGGACCATGCCGCGTTCGAATTCGCGCTGTACGAGGAACTCGACGACCTCGGCGAACACGACGCCGCCTGGGACGCGCTCGCCCGCGGCAACGCGATCATGCATTCGCGCACGCGCCATGATGCAGGCGCCGAAAGTCGATTCATCGAGCAACTGATCCGCACGTTCGACACCGACGCGGACTCGCGTACCGATGACCACGATGGTCCGATGCCGATTTTCATCGTCGGCCTGCCGCGTTCCGGCACCACCCTGCTCGAACGCATCCTCGGTACGCATCCGCAGGTCGCCTCCACTGGCGAACTCACTGACTTGCCGAAGCAGCTGCGCTGGACGGCCGACCTGCACGGCCATGCGCTGCTCGATGACGCACTGCTCGCCGCCACCGGCACGCTGGATTTCGCCGAACTCGGCCGGCGCTACCTGCGGCAGACCCAATGGCGCGCGCAAGGTCGTCGCCACTATGTCGACAAGCTGCCGCCGAACTGGATGCTGGTCGGCCACATCCGCCGCGCCCTGCCGCGGGCGAAGGTGCTGCACCTGGTGCGCGATCCGATGGACGTGTGCTTCTCCAACTGGCGCGCGCTGTTCGGCGATGCCTACGCCTACTCGTACGATTTCGCCGCGCTTGCGCAGCATCACGGCCTGTATCGCAAGCTGATGGCGCATTGGCATCGCGTCCATCCCGGCTTCGTGCTCGACGTGCCGTATGCCGAGCTGGTGCGCGAACCCGAGGCCAGCTGCCGCCGCGTGCTGGATTTCTGCGGCCTGCCGTTCGAGGCGGATTGCCTGGACCACACCCGCAACCGCAGCAGCGTGTCCACCCTCAGCAGCGCGCAGGTGCGCGAACCGATCCATGCGCGCGGGATCGGCGAATGGCGGCGCTACGCCGAGCGGCTCGAACCGTTGCGCGCGCTGCTCGACGCCTGA